A window of the Anticarsia gemmatalis isolate Benzon Research Colony breed Stoneville strain chromosome W, ilAntGemm2 primary, whole genome shotgun sequence genome harbors these coding sequences:
- the LOC142985926 gene encoding uncharacterized protein LOC142985926: MATKNTQRRKPTQQQELDQADETTLPNITSTSLREIIRQEIDRALQDSIQKLVKEQFNHINESIANLQQSLNFFNSQYEVIKINLDSKTTTIDKLEKDNIVLQNEIKDITKRLNLMEQHARSNNIELHCVPEHKNENLVSSVLHLSNIIGCKIGDTDIQYCARIAKINRQNSRPRSILVKFNSPRQRDTFLAASMNYNRKNPKSKLNSSHLGISGDNPSPIYVAEHLSADNKALHAAARVRAKERGYKFVWVRNGRIFMKKDELSEGHVINDIEKLKSLS, translated from the coding sequence ATGGCTACTAAAAATACCCAGCGCAGAAAACCTACCCAACAACAAGAACTCGACCAAGCGGATGAAACTACTTTACCAAACATCACTAGTACATCGCTGAGAGAAATAATACGCCAGGAAATTGACCGCGCATTACAagattcaatacaaaaactTGTCAAGGAACAATTCAATCACATCAATGAATCGATTGCCAATTTGCAGCAATCTTTAAACTTCTTTAATTCGCAGTATGAGGTGATTAAGATTAACCTTGATTCGAAAACTACCACCATAGATAAACTAGAGAAGGATAACATAGTGCTCCAGAATGAAATCAAGGATATTACTAAGCGCCTAAATCTGATGGAGCAGCACGCTCGTTCGAATAATATTGAACTGCATTGTGTACCAgaacataaaaatgaaaaccTTGTAAGTTCCGTCCTTCATCTGAGCAATATAATCGGCTGCAAAATTGGCGACACGGATATACAATATTGCGCAAGGATCGCTAAAATCAACAGGCAAAATAGCAGACCTAGATCGATTTTGGTCAAATTCAACAGTCCTCGACAGCGCGACACTTTCTTGGCCGCGTCGATGAATTACAACAGGAAGAACCCTAAGAGTAAGTTGAATTCGAGTCATCTAGGCATTAGCGGCGATAACCCGTCACCGATATATGTAGCCGAACACCTGTCAGCGGATAACAAGGCACTTCATGCAGCAGCACGGGTCCGCGCTAAAGAACGCGGCTACAAGTTCGTGTGGGTCCGCAATGGGCGGATATTCATGAAAAAAGATGAATTATCTGAGGGTCATGTCATTAACGATATAGAAAAACTCAAATCATTGTCCTAA